One window of the Mixophyes fleayi isolate aMixFle1 chromosome 6, aMixFle1.hap1, whole genome shotgun sequence genome contains the following:
- the ARL16 gene encoding ADP-ribosylation factor-like protein 16 isoform X1: MCLVLGPSGVGKTLLMKRLQIPELCSKDSANLGDPPPTQPTVGTNLTDLTIQRTRVTVREVGGSMGPIWPSYYKDCRTVLFIVDAANPSQVSASCIQLLSVLSAHALSSVSVLIIFNKTDLPSCMSLVEMKSLFRLDDIIACANQPITTMETSALNGTGLQEVVQWLHSSSGH; this comes from the exons atgtgtttggttctcgggccCTCCGGCGTCGGGAAAACTCTGCTAATGAAGAGGCTTCAGA TTCCAGAGCTGTGCTCTAAAGATTCAGCAAACCTCGGAGATCCTCCACCCACCCAACCCACT GTTGGCACTAACCTGACAGATTTGACGATACAGCGGACACGTGTGACTGTGCGAGAGGTTGGTGGATCCATGGGACCAATCTGGCCCAGTTACTACAAGGACTGCAGGACTGTGTTG TTCATTGTGGATGCTGCTAATCCGAGCCAGGTGTCTGCATCCTGTATCCAGCTTCTCTCTGTGCTCTCCGCTCATGCTCTCTCATCAGTGTCGGTGCTCATTATCTTCAATAAAAC GGATCTGCCAAGCTGTATGTCATTGGTGGAAATGAAATCGTTGTTCAGATTGGATGACATAATAGCTTGTgctaatcagccaatcacaacTATGGAAACAAGTGCCCTCAACGGCACAGGACTGCAAGAAGTGGTGCAGTGGCTGCATTCCTCTAGTGGCCACTAA
- the ARL16 gene encoding ADP-ribosylation factor-like protein 16 isoform X2, with protein MCLVLGPSGVGKTLLMKRLQKLCSKDSANLGDPPPTQPTVGTNLTDLTIQRTRVTVREVGGSMGPIWPSYYKDCRTVLFIVDAANPSQVSASCIQLLSVLSAHALSSVSVLIIFNKTDLPSCMSLVEMKSLFRLDDIIACANQPITTMETSALNGTGLQEVVQWLHSSSGH; from the exons atgtgtttggttctcgggccCTCCGGCGTCGGGAAAACTCTGCTAATGAAGAGGCTTCAGA AGCTGTGCTCTAAAGATTCAGCAAACCTCGGAGATCCTCCACCCACCCAACCCACT GTTGGCACTAACCTGACAGATTTGACGATACAGCGGACACGTGTGACTGTGCGAGAGGTTGGTGGATCCATGGGACCAATCTGGCCCAGTTACTACAAGGACTGCAGGACTGTGTTG TTCATTGTGGATGCTGCTAATCCGAGCCAGGTGTCTGCATCCTGTATCCAGCTTCTCTCTGTGCTCTCCGCTCATGCTCTCTCATCAGTGTCGGTGCTCATTATCTTCAATAAAAC GGATCTGCCAAGCTGTATGTCATTGGTGGAAATGAAATCGTTGTTCAGATTGGATGACATAATAGCTTGTgctaatcagccaatcacaacTATGGAAACAAGTGCCCTCAACGGCACAGGACTGCAAGAAGTGGTGCAGTGGCTGCATTCCTCTAGTGGCCACTAA
- the ARL16 gene encoding ADP-ribosylation factor-like protein 16 isoform X3 has protein sequence MGPIWPSYYKDCRTVLFIVDAANPSQVSASCIQLLSVLSAHALSSVSVLIIFNKTDLPSCMSLVEMKSLFRLDDIIACANQPITTMETSALNGTGLQEVVQWLHSSSGH, from the exons ATGGGACCAATCTGGCCCAGTTACTACAAGGACTGCAGGACTGTGTTG TTCATTGTGGATGCTGCTAATCCGAGCCAGGTGTCTGCATCCTGTATCCAGCTTCTCTCTGTGCTCTCCGCTCATGCTCTCTCATCAGTGTCGGTGCTCATTATCTTCAATAAAAC GGATCTGCCAAGCTGTATGTCATTGGTGGAAATGAAATCGTTGTTCAGATTGGATGACATAATAGCTTGTgctaatcagccaatcacaacTATGGAAACAAGTGCCCTCAACGGCACAGGACTGCAAGAAGTGGTGCAGTGGCTGCATTCCTCTAGTGGCCACTAA